A window of Paraburkholderia bryophila contains these coding sequences:
- a CDS encoding acyltransferase family protein, translated as MQLRPLMTLGTISYSVYLIPPINQDLIKMAGFSGVEYILLLVPLPIACAHLTYRYIERPAIAYSKIGNTGQKRSQGSEVPGALPANKDGGVTTLKAEQEKV; from the coding sequence ATGCAATTGCGCCCGCTGATGACGCTCGGGACTATCAGCTACTCTGTATATCTGATACCGCCGATCAATCAGGATTTGATAAAGATGGCGGGATTTAGTGGCGTGGAATACATTCTCCTTCTTGTCCCTCTGCCGATAGCATGCGCTCATCTCACATATCGCTATATTGAGCGACCGGCGATTGCTTACTCGAAGATCGGCAATACGGGACAGAAGCGGTCGCAGGGAAGCGAGGTCCCCGGGGCGCTACCGGCCAACAAGGATGGCGGGGTTACGACGTTGAAGGCTGAGCAGGAAAAAGTATAG
- a CDS encoding IclR family transcriptional regulator, translated as MGKGAGGDDSAPGSKPQRGIQSVEVGGRVLLALAQARTPLALSDLATAAQLAPGQAHAYLVSLSRLGLIKRDDLSGRYEPGPLSLRLGLLHLENQPAFRAAVPRVAALAEAIGFSVAICIAGPQGPTIVHYEHAGFPLHVNLHVGTVMSLPATSTGRVFCTYLPREVLDAMWANQSGAANGAIGALSAMTPPDESAAFEAALNEIRARGLARSVDAPSPGISSLSAPVLDGDGGLSLALTVIGSTGAIDVAADGPIARALLAAAHDIGAELAAAPSLLASSAT; from the coding sequence ATGGGCAAAGGCGCTGGCGGCGACGACAGTGCGCCAGGCAGCAAGCCGCAGCGCGGCATTCAGAGCGTGGAAGTGGGCGGCCGCGTGCTGCTGGCGCTCGCGCAGGCGCGCACGCCGCTGGCGTTGTCGGACCTCGCTACGGCCGCGCAACTCGCGCCGGGACAGGCGCACGCCTATCTGGTGAGCTTGAGTCGGCTGGGACTGATCAAGCGCGACGACCTGTCGGGTCGCTACGAACCCGGGCCGTTATCGTTGCGGCTCGGTCTGCTACATCTGGAAAACCAGCCGGCGTTTCGCGCCGCCGTGCCGCGCGTCGCGGCGCTGGCCGAAGCGATCGGCTTCAGCGTGGCGATCTGTATTGCCGGGCCGCAAGGGCCAACGATCGTCCACTATGAGCACGCGGGGTTTCCGCTGCACGTCAATTTGCACGTGGGCACGGTGATGTCGCTGCCGGCTACCTCGACGGGACGCGTGTTTTGCACTTACCTACCGCGCGAAGTGCTCGACGCGATGTGGGCGAACCAGTCGGGCGCGGCGAATGGTGCAATTGGCGCGTTGAGCGCGATGACGCCGCCCGACGAAAGCGCCGCGTTCGAAGCCGCGTTGAACGAGATTCGCGCGCGCGGTCTCGCACGCAGCGTGGATGCGCCGAGTCCGGGCATCAGCAGTTTGAGCGCGCCGGTGCTCGATGGCGACGGCGGTTTGTCGCTGGCGCTGACAGTGATCGGCTCGACCGGCGCGATCGATGTCGCCGCCGACGGTCCTATCGCCCGCGCGCTGCTCGCCGCGGCTCATGACATTGGCGCCGAACTCGCCGCTGCACCTTCCCTGTTAGCTTCTTCCGCCACGTGA
- a CDS encoding DUF3142 domain-containing protein — translation MSDGGASRQKRRTFAVFVALTLVVLIAACGRSVTQLPNDAYVWQRKWTPSVNAAIQQSRGLVQSWHVLAAEKDSRNDWTVVSPDWATLAAAGAPITAVVRIDGQLDDLDSLPVARITQLADDWKQHGAPLAAIEIDHDCATSKLAAYTRFLAALRARLDPAIKLTITALPTWLDSPALDALLTQADASILQVHAVMNPAQGLFDPTQARTWLHAFARRTQRPWRVALPTYGSRVTWGDDGRVAGIESERPMLLANGFAQGLSHELVAQPGQMAAFVAQIQRDELRGLAGIVWFRLPTDADERAWSLTTWRAVLSRAPLTSAMSVDVHPNAQRGGLFDVSLVSSGNADATLPAVVRTDAACQAADGINGYALDYDARGMLLRRVQPGLLRAGMRRDIGWLRCGETDHHKVSVHVEP, via the coding sequence ATGAGTGACGGCGGCGCATCGCGACAAAAGCGGCGCACGTTCGCCGTTTTTGTCGCGTTGACGCTTGTCGTGCTGATCGCTGCGTGCGGCCGTTCGGTGACGCAGTTGCCAAACGACGCCTATGTCTGGCAGCGCAAATGGACGCCGTCAGTCAACGCGGCGATCCAGCAGAGCCGTGGCCTGGTGCAATCGTGGCATGTGCTCGCCGCCGAGAAAGACAGCCGGAACGACTGGACCGTCGTGTCGCCGGACTGGGCGACGCTCGCGGCAGCGGGTGCGCCGATCACGGCCGTGGTGCGAATCGACGGCCAACTCGACGATCTGGATAGCTTGCCGGTCGCGCGCATCACTCAACTCGCCGACGACTGGAAGCAACACGGCGCGCCACTCGCGGCCATCGAAATCGACCATGACTGCGCGACCTCAAAGCTCGCGGCCTACACGCGGTTTCTCGCCGCACTGCGCGCGCGACTCGATCCCGCCATCAAGCTGACGATCACCGCGCTACCCACCTGGCTCGACAGCCCCGCGCTCGACGCGCTCCTGACGCAAGCCGACGCCTCCATCCTCCAGGTCCACGCGGTCATGAACCCGGCGCAGGGCCTGTTCGATCCGACGCAAGCGCGCACGTGGTTGCACGCGTTCGCGCGACGCACCCAGCGGCCATGGCGCGTCGCGTTGCCCACTTACGGCTCGCGCGTGACCTGGGGTGACGATGGTCGCGTGGCCGGCATTGAAAGCGAACGTCCGATGCTGCTCGCGAACGGTTTCGCGCAAGGCCTGTCGCATGAACTGGTCGCGCAGCCCGGGCAGATGGCGGCGTTCGTCGCGCAGATTCAACGCGACGAATTGCGCGGTCTGGCGGGCATCGTCTGGTTCCGCTTGCCCACCGACGCCGACGAGCGCGCGTGGAGCCTGACAACCTGGCGCGCTGTCTTGAGCCGCGCGCCGTTGACTTCAGCGATGAGCGTCGACGTCCATCCGAACGCACAGCGAGGGGGATTGTTCGACGTGTCGCTAGTGAGCAGCGGCAACGCCGATGCGACGCTGCCGGCGGTCGTGCGCACCGACGCCGCTTGCCAGGCCGCGGACGGCATCAACGGTTATGCACTCGATTACGACGCGCGCGGCATGCTGCTGCGTCGCGTACAACCCGGCTTGTTGCGCGCGGGCATGCGCCGCGACATCGGCTGGCTTCGCTGCGGCGAAACCGATCACCACAAGGTCTCCGTTCATGTTGAACCGTAA
- a CDS encoding DUF2783 domain-containing protein has translation MTLNTQPNLTRPDDFYEALIDMHRDLDEAQSQSANAQLILLLANHIGDHATLLDAMQHARDGVIDVSARDTQTHSLAA, from the coding sequence ATGACACTGAACACGCAACCGAATCTCACGCGTCCCGACGATTTCTACGAAGCGCTGATCGACATGCATCGCGATCTCGACGAGGCGCAGAGCCAGTCGGCCAATGCGCAACTGATCCTGCTGCTCGCCAACCATATCGGCGATCACGCGACGCTGCTCGACGCCATGCAGCATGCGCGCGACGGGGTCATCGACGTTTCAGCGCGAGACACGCAGACGCATTCGCTCGCGGCTTAA
- a CDS encoding 4'-phosphopantetheinyl transferase family protein has translation MHSIAPVLLLHAGPSDISLWRIDFPFDASLSDATVFASLSDDERARARRFLHHEDTVRFASVRAALRELLAQRLGIAAHTVRFAQDANGRPHLADSAGFDFNVSHAGAHGLIAMSPVRRVGVDIEQHRDGFDWRSIAALTLDPTEVAWLESRAATQQTAAFYAAWVAKEALVKTTGAGISRGLPHLTVLPREGSRVTLSNRIPDDMREIAAQWIEAPDGYSACVAWSTTPFAR, from the coding sequence ATGCATTCCATCGCCCCTGTTCTTTTGCTGCACGCCGGTCCGTCCGATATCTCGTTGTGGCGGATCGATTTTCCTTTCGACGCGTCGCTGAGCGACGCGACCGTGTTCGCCTCCCTCAGCGACGACGAGCGAGCCCGCGCCCGCAGATTTCTCCACCATGAGGACACAGTGCGTTTCGCGAGCGTGCGCGCTGCGCTGCGTGAACTGCTCGCGCAGCGTCTTGGCATCGCCGCTCACACCGTGCGTTTTGCTCAGGACGCAAACGGTCGTCCACATCTGGCGGATTCGGCTGGGTTCGATTTCAACGTATCGCATGCGGGTGCGCATGGATTGATTGCGATGTCGCCGGTTCGGCGCGTCGGCGTCGATATCGAACAGCATCGCGATGGGTTCGATTGGCGTTCGATTGCGGCGTTGACGCTTGACCCCACCGAAGTGGCGTGGCTCGAAAGCCGCGCTGCTACGCAGCAGACCGCTGCGTTTTACGCAGCCTGGGTGGCGAAGGAAGCGCTCGTCAAGACAACGGGCGCAGGCATCTCGCGTGGTTTGCCGCACCTGACGGTGCTGCCGCGCGAAGGTAGCCGAGTGACGTTAAGCAATCGGATTCCGGACGATATGCGCGAAATCGCCGCGCAGTGGATCGAAGCGCCTGACGGCTATTCGGCGTGCGTGGCGTGGTCGACCACCCCCTTCGCGCGATAG
- a CDS encoding FAD-dependent oxidoreductase — protein MSINYQTLSFDYQPCREQSAHGGAEQAAYPVIVVGAGPVGLATAIDIAQQGVPVVLVDDDCSLSTGSRAICFSKRSLDIFDRLGCGQRMVEKGISWNVGKVFLKDELVYTFNLQPEAGHNRPAFINLQQYYVEGFLLERAQAMPNLEIRWKSKVVGVQQNGAPGTHDASVTLTVDTPEGQYPLRGRFVVAADGSRSPMRTLMGLDSKGVTFKDRFLIADVKMEADFPTERWFWFDPPFHPNQSVLLHRQPDNVWRIDFQLGWDADPVLEKTPERVIPRVRALLGADAKFELEWVSVYTFSCLRMERFRHGNVLFAGDSAHGVSPFGARGANSGVQDAENLAWKLAMVLEGNASDALLDTYASEREFAADENIRNSTRSTDFITPKSPVSRVFRDAVLKLSRQHPFARQLANSGRLSVPAVLRDSPLNTADGDRFEGAMVPGASCVDAPVLVAAQPAWLLQQLGQQFTGVLFCGEQGVDQATRAALDALNVGPIPLRLVVVTSGDLQAAVLASASISVSHSASVKVAHDAEGHANARYDAKPGTFYLIRPDQHVCARWRQLDADAVTQALKRALCVEGTA, from the coding sequence ATGAGCATCAACTACCAGACGCTGTCGTTCGACTACCAGCCGTGCCGTGAACAAAGCGCGCACGGCGGCGCGGAGCAGGCGGCTTATCCGGTGATCGTGGTCGGTGCGGGCCCTGTCGGCCTCGCCACCGCGATCGATATCGCGCAGCAGGGCGTACCGGTCGTGCTGGTCGACGACGACTGTTCGTTGTCCACCGGCTCGCGGGCAATCTGCTTTTCGAAGCGTTCGCTCGATATTTTCGATCGCCTGGGTTGCGGCCAGCGGATGGTGGAGAAGGGCATCAGCTGGAACGTCGGCAAGGTGTTTCTGAAAGACGAACTGGTCTACACCTTCAACCTGCAGCCGGAAGCGGGTCACAACCGGCCCGCGTTTATCAATCTGCAGCAGTATTACGTCGAAGGTTTTCTGCTCGAACGTGCGCAGGCAATGCCGAATCTCGAGATCCGCTGGAAGAGCAAAGTGGTCGGCGTGCAGCAGAACGGCGCACCGGGCACGCACGACGCCAGCGTGACGTTGACGGTCGATACCCCCGAAGGGCAGTACCCGTTGCGCGGCCGCTTTGTGGTCGCCGCCGACGGCTCGCGCAGCCCCATGCGCACGCTGATGGGACTCGACAGCAAGGGCGTCACGTTCAAGGATCGTTTCCTGATTGCCGATGTGAAGATGGAAGCGGACTTTCCAACCGAGCGCTGGTTCTGGTTCGATCCGCCGTTTCATCCGAATCAATCGGTGTTGCTGCATCGTCAGCCGGACAACGTGTGGCGGATCGATTTCCAGTTGGGCTGGGACGCCGATCCGGTACTCGAAAAAACCCCGGAGCGTGTGATTCCGCGCGTGCGCGCGTTGCTCGGCGCGGACGCGAAGTTCGAACTGGAATGGGTCAGCGTCTATACGTTTTCGTGTTTGCGCATGGAGCGCTTCCGGCACGGCAACGTGCTGTTCGCGGGCGACTCCGCGCACGGCGTGTCGCCGTTCGGCGCACGCGGCGCGAATAGCGGCGTGCAGGACGCGGAAAATCTCGCATGGAAGCTGGCGATGGTGCTCGAAGGCAACGCGTCCGACGCGCTGCTCGACACCTACGCGAGCGAACGCGAATTCGCCGCCGATGAAAACATCCGCAACTCCACCCGCTCCACCGATTTCATCACGCCGAAGAGCCCCGTGAGCCGTGTGTTCCGCGATGCGGTGCTGAAGCTCTCGCGGCAACATCCGTTTGCGCGGCAATTGGCGAATAGCGGGCGCCTGTCGGTGCCGGCGGTGTTGCGCGATTCGCCGCTCAATACCGCGGACGGCGATCGCTTCGAAGGGGCGATGGTGCCGGGCGCATCGTGCGTCGATGCGCCGGTTCTGGTGGCCGCGCAACCGGCCTGGCTGTTGCAGCAACTCGGTCAGCAGTTCACCGGCGTGTTGTTCTGCGGCGAGCAAGGTGTCGATCAGGCGACTCGCGCCGCGCTGGATGCGCTGAACGTTGGGCCGATTCCGTTGAGGCTTGTCGTGGTGACGAGCGGTGATCTGCAGGCGGCTGTTCTGGCATCCGCGTCGATTTCTGTTTCGCATTCGGCGAGTGTGAAAGTCGCTCACGACGCCGAAGGTCACGCGAACGCACGCTACGACGCCAAACCCGGCACGTTCTATCTGATCCGGCCGGACCAGCATGTGTGTGCGCGTTGGCGGCAGCTCGATGCGGACGCGGTCACGCAGGCGTTGAAACGCGCGTTGTGCGTCGAAGGGACGGCCTGA
- a CDS encoding hybrid sensor histidine kinase/response regulator codes for MTTHHSSIPPTATVLLVDDQPIVGEVVGRVLECEPDIRLHVCTDANEAVAMACRINPTVILQDLIMPGVDGLDLVRAYRSHADTANVPVVVLSTKALPTIKNAAFLAGANDYLVKLPDPIELIARIRYHSNSYVHRRQRNDALDFLSHDMRVPQNAILTLLDMYRLEYGELPPILGRVAAHARTALKLAEGFTYLARAQAESHQFEIVDLCDLLVIAVDQMWEKSVAMGCRIIVDAPEAPLKYFADPLLLTRLALNLIDNALKYGPRDSEARCILSRTENGVLLGVEDAGAGIPMRDIDRAAERFVRLPADAMNWVDGFGLGLTFVNVVANKHRGRVIMDRTLRGFRIGVLFPEDDQVSRHLAD; via the coding sequence ATGACTACTCACCACTCCTCCATTCCGCCCACCGCAACGGTCCTGTTAGTCGATGATCAACCCATTGTCGGCGAGGTCGTTGGCCGCGTGCTGGAGTGTGAGCCGGATATTCGCCTGCATGTTTGCACTGACGCGAACGAGGCCGTCGCGATGGCTTGCCGGATCAATCCGACAGTCATTCTCCAGGATCTCATCATGCCGGGCGTCGACGGGCTGGATCTTGTACGCGCCTATCGCAGCCACGCCGACACCGCGAACGTGCCGGTCGTCGTGCTGTCGACGAAGGCCCTGCCGACTATCAAGAACGCGGCGTTCCTTGCCGGCGCCAACGACTATCTCGTCAAGCTGCCCGATCCTATCGAACTGATTGCGCGCATTCGCTATCACTCAAATTCTTATGTGCATCGGCGTCAGCGCAACGACGCGCTCGATTTCCTGTCGCATGACATGCGTGTGCCTCAGAATGCGATTCTCACGCTGCTCGACATGTATCGCCTGGAATACGGCGAGCTCCCGCCGATTCTCGGACGTGTCGCCGCCCATGCCCGCACTGCGCTCAAGCTGGCCGAAGGATTTACGTATCTGGCGCGCGCGCAGGCCGAGTCGCACCAGTTCGAGATCGTGGATCTGTGCGATTTGCTGGTAATCGCGGTGGATCAGATGTGGGAAAAGTCGGTTGCGATGGGATGCCGGATCATTGTCGATGCTCCCGAGGCTCCGTTGAAGTATTTTGCGGACCCGCTGCTGCTGACGCGCCTCGCGCTCAATCTGATCGATAACGCTTTGAAGTACGGGCCGCGCGACTCGGAAGCGCGATGCATCCTCTCACGGACCGAGAATGGTGTTCTGCTTGGGGTGGAGGACGCGGGCGCCGGCATTCCCATGAGGGACATCGATCGCGCCGCCGAACGTTTCGTCAGACTACCCGCCGACGCGATGAATTGGGTCGACGGATTCGGACTGGGGCTTACCTTTGTCAATGTCGTTGCGAACAAACATCGCGGCCGGGTAATCATGGATCGCACGTTGCGCGGTTTCAGAATCGGTGTGCTATTTCCTGAAGACGATCAGGTTTCGCGTCATCTGGCCGACTGA
- a CDS encoding MFS transporter: MSQSLAPALEPGASAVAHEDLLYRKVSLRIIPFLFLCYVVSFLDRINIGFAQLQMKHDLGFSDAMYGLGAAVFYVGYVICEVPSNMLLARFGARRTFTRIMLLWGIASVGMMLVSKPTHFYLLRFMLGVFEAGFFPGIVLYLTYWYPARRRAAVLSIFFAGVAVAGVLGGLVSGWIMRDMGGVLGLFGWQWMFVIEGAPAIVLGLLAAFYLVDGPQHASWLSADEKAQLIAQRDEGRRASSDAHSSRSFLHALRNPRVYLFAFIYFSLTCASLTLNFWMPLMIRDFGVHDVVAISLYTVIPNAIGAVGLILIARHSDRRGERRRHFAFCTIGGGVALSLLTLHLSSFPAMLAILSLAAVLIFAALPIFWTVPSGYLSGTAAAAGIALISSIGITSGIVSPWVIGLIKTHTGSMDNALYLLSVLLFVSGVALLLGVPKDMKRI, translated from the coding sequence ATGAGCCAATCCCTCGCCCCCGCGCTCGAGCCGGGCGCCTCCGCTGTCGCACACGAGGACCTGTTATATCGCAAGGTCTCGCTGCGGATCATTCCGTTTCTGTTTCTCTGTTACGTGGTGTCGTTTCTCGACCGCATCAATATCGGCTTCGCGCAATTGCAGATGAAGCACGACCTCGGTTTCAGCGACGCCATGTATGGTCTCGGCGCGGCGGTTTTCTACGTCGGCTATGTGATCTGTGAAGTGCCGAGCAATATGCTTCTGGCGCGCTTCGGTGCGCGCCGCACGTTCACGCGGATCATGCTGCTGTGGGGCATAGCGTCGGTCGGCATGATGCTGGTGTCGAAGCCCACGCACTTCTATCTGCTGCGCTTCATGCTCGGCGTGTTCGAAGCGGGTTTCTTTCCCGGCATCGTGTTGTATCTGACGTACTGGTATCCGGCGCGGCGGCGCGCGGCCGTGCTGTCGATCTTTTTCGCGGGCGTCGCGGTGGCGGGCGTGCTCGGCGGTCTCGTATCCGGCTGGATCATGCGCGACATGGGCGGCGTGCTGGGCCTGTTCGGCTGGCAGTGGATGTTCGTGATCGAAGGCGCGCCCGCGATCGTGCTCGGTCTGCTCGCCGCGTTCTATCTGGTGGACGGTCCGCAACACGCCAGTTGGCTGAGCGCCGACGAAAAAGCGCAACTGATCGCGCAACGTGATGAAGGCCGCCGAGCTTCGTCGGACGCGCATTCGTCGCGTTCATTTCTGCATGCGTTGCGCAATCCGCGCGTCTATCTGTTCGCGTTCATCTACTTCTCGCTGACCTGCGCCTCGCTGACGCTGAACTTCTGGATGCCGTTGATGATCCGCGACTTCGGCGTGCATGACGTGGTGGCGATCAGCCTGTACACCGTGATTCCGAATGCAATCGGTGCGGTCGGATTGATTCTGATTGCGCGTCATTCGGATCGCCGCGGCGAACGCCGTCGACACTTTGCCTTCTGCACGATTGGCGGTGGCGTGGCGCTCTCGCTGCTGACGCTGCATCTGAGCAGCTTTCCCGCCATGCTCGCGATTCTTTCGCTGGCCGCGGTGCTGATTTTTGCGGCGCTGCCGATCTTCTGGACGGTGCCATCGGGTTATCTGTCCGGCACGGCCGCTGCGGCGGGGATCGCGTTGATCAGCAGCATCGGCATTACGAGCGGCATTGTGAGTCCGTGGGTGATCGGATTGATCAAGACGCACACCGGCAGTATGGATAACGCGCTGTATCTGCTGAGCGTGTTGCTGTTCGTCAGCGGCGTAGCGTTGTTGCTCGGCGTGCCGAAGGACATGAAGCGCATCTGA
- a CDS encoding IclR family transcriptional regulator, whose translation MTDSLAPSLAASADAKPQRGIQSLDSTGELLAALVSAARPLNLRDLAAAAGMPPAKAFPHLVSLLKIGLLKRDASGCFEAGPLALELGLIGLQRLSPAREAEPEVVELAASTAMSVAMAVLGPLGPTVVRLEESARPLHVSLRVGTVMSLVNTAIGRVFAAYVADDVRVGLLTQDHLRLAGADAADIFAAKARGVGAGVSKTVDADAGATSALTPLTQAYAQRLAQIRADGIDTALSRPVPGINTLAAPVLDHTGSICLVLALMGPSGSFDSDLTGGPAQTLRAATLRLSRRFGWMAATSGA comes from the coding sequence GTGACCGATTCTCTCGCCCCCTCTCTCGCCGCTTCCGCCGATGCAAAACCGCAGCGCGGCATCCAGTCGCTCGACAGCACCGGCGAGTTGCTGGCGGCGCTGGTCTCGGCGGCGCGTCCGCTGAATTTGCGCGATCTTGCGGCGGCCGCCGGCATGCCGCCCGCCAAAGCGTTTCCGCATCTGGTGAGTCTGCTGAAAATCGGCTTGCTCAAGCGCGACGCGTCGGGCTGTTTCGAAGCCGGGCCGCTCGCGCTGGAACTCGGGTTGATCGGCTTGCAACGCCTGTCGCCGGCGCGCGAGGCGGAGCCCGAGGTGGTCGAGCTGGCGGCGTCGACGGCGATGAGCGTCGCGATGGCGGTGCTCGGACCGCTTGGGCCGACTGTCGTGCGTCTGGAGGAATCGGCGCGGCCGCTGCATGTGAGCTTGCGCGTCGGCACGGTGATGTCGCTGGTGAATACGGCGATTGGCCGCGTGTTCGCCGCTTATGTCGCCGACGACGTGCGCGTCGGTCTGCTGACGCAGGATCATCTGCGGTTGGCGGGGGCGGACGCGGCGGATATTTTCGCGGCGAAAGCGCGCGGAGTTGGAGCGGGTGTGTCGAAGACGGTCGATGCAGACGCCGGCGCGACCTCTGCGCTAACGCCTTTGACTCAAGCCTACGCGCAACGCCTCGCGCAAATCCGCGCGGACGGTATCGACACTGCGTTGAGCCGCCCTGTGCCGGGCATCAATACGTTGGCCGCGCCGGTGCTGGATCACACGGGCAGCATCTGTCTCGTACTGGCGCTGATGGGACCGAGCGGCAGCTTCGATAGCGATCTGACGGGCGGCCCGGCGCAGACTTTGCGCGCCGCGACGCTGAGATTGTCGCGGCGATTTGGGTGGATGGCGGCGACGAGCGGGGCGTGA
- a CDS encoding acyltransferase family protein: MSTRARTDLLSAGRETTNAGRYSFIDVLRACAASVVLFQHGGEGAGWFSPDVGFGPWINFGQVGVLTFFLVSGFVIPLSLERAGSIKTFWKHRLFRIYPLYVAVLAYEIFAYFCGYGSSATSSVKNWPFFLTSHLLLVQEYIRQPHFVGQSWTLSLEFAWYGLLSLALLTKLNKKSILITAVAIIGLLSLSTLSLTMHVRIPIGRFGIMASCVAGLLFYRLHNKELQPRVSGAYLYCCCCRS; the protein is encoded by the coding sequence ATGTCGACGAGGGCCAGGACCGATCTGTTGAGTGCCGGACGCGAAACGACTAACGCCGGACGGTACTCGTTTATCGATGTGCTCAGAGCATGTGCCGCCAGTGTCGTCCTTTTCCAGCACGGGGGCGAGGGTGCCGGCTGGTTTTCTCCCGATGTTGGATTTGGCCCCTGGATCAACTTCGGTCAAGTCGGCGTTCTGACCTTTTTCCTGGTGAGTGGGTTCGTGATTCCGCTTAGCCTCGAGCGGGCCGGGTCTATCAAGACGTTCTGGAAGCACCGGCTATTTCGAATTTATCCGCTATATGTGGCGGTACTTGCTTACGAAATATTCGCATATTTTTGTGGTTATGGAAGCAGTGCGACTTCTTCTGTTAAAAATTGGCCATTTTTTCTAACATCGCATTTGTTGCTGGTTCAGGAGTACATACGCCAGCCACATTTTGTCGGGCAATCCTGGACGTTGTCCCTGGAGTTTGCATGGTATGGATTGCTCTCGCTTGCATTGCTCACGAAACTAAATAAGAAAAGCATACTCATTACGGCCGTCGCGATCATAGGCCTGCTTTCACTTTCGACTCTTTCGTTAACAATGCATGTCCGGATTCCGATCGGGAGATTCGGAATCATGGCGTCATGCGTCGCGGGCCTGCTTTTCTATCGACTTCATAATAAAGAGCTTCAGCCGCGCGTATCTGGCGCATATTTGTATTGCTGTTGTTGTCGATCATAG
- a CDS encoding MBL fold metallo-hydrolase, which produces MAKAFASQADLEVKKVTWTKLSENAYAYTAEGDPNSGVIIGDDGVLIVDTTATPAMAQDLIAKIRSVTDKPIKYVVLSHYHAVRVLGASAYFEEGAQQVIASRGTYEMIVERGEADMKSEIERFPRLFAGVETVPGLTWPTLVFEKEMTLFLGKLEVRIAHLGAGHTKGDTVVWLPSQKVLFSGDLVEYDAACYCGDAQLEQWPATLEALRALQADKLVPGRGPALTTPEDVNKGLDYTKDFVTTLLQQGREAVEQKLDLKAAMAHTRKAMDPKFGHVFIYEHCLPFDVSRAFDEASGITHPRIWTAQRDKDMWDALQA; this is translated from the coding sequence ATGGCAAAGGCATTCGCATCCCAGGCCGATCTGGAAGTCAAGAAAGTCACGTGGACGAAGTTGTCCGAGAACGCCTACGCGTACACCGCGGAAGGCGATCCGAACTCGGGCGTGATCATCGGCGACGACGGCGTGCTGATCGTCGACACCACCGCCACGCCGGCCATGGCGCAAGACCTCATCGCGAAGATCCGCAGCGTTACCGATAAACCGATCAAATACGTCGTGCTGTCGCATTACCACGCAGTGCGCGTGCTCGGCGCGTCGGCGTATTTCGAGGAAGGCGCGCAACAGGTGATCGCGAGCCGCGGCACCTACGAGATGATCGTCGAGCGCGGCGAAGCGGACATGAAATCGGAAATCGAACGCTTCCCGCGTCTGTTTGCCGGTGTCGAAACCGTGCCGGGCCTGACGTGGCCGACGCTGGTGTTCGAGAAGGAAATGACGCTGTTTCTCGGCAAGCTCGAAGTGCGTATTGCGCATCTCGGCGCCGGTCACACGAAGGGCGACACGGTCGTGTGGCTGCCGTCGCAGAAGGTGCTGTTCTCCGGCGACCTGGTCGAGTACGACGCGGCGTGTTATTGCGGCGACGCCCAGCTCGAACAGTGGCCCGCCACGCTCGAAGCGCTGCGCGCGTTGCAGGCCGACAAGCTGGTGCCGGGCCGTGGCCCCGCGCTGACCACGCCGGAAGACGTCAACAAGGGTCTCGACTACACGAAAGACTTCGTCACCACGCTGCTGCAGCAAGGTCGCGAAGCCGTCGAACAGAAACTCGATCTGAAGGCCGCGATGGCGCACACGCGTAAGGCAATGGACCCGAAGTTCGGCCACGTGTTCATCTACGAGCATTGCCTGCCGTTCGACGTGTCGCGCGCATTCGACGAAGCGAGCGGCATCACGCATCCGCGTATCTGGACCGCGCAACGCGACAAGGACATGTGGGACGCGCTGCAAGCCTGA